Proteins from a genomic interval of Chanodichthys erythropterus isolate Z2021 chromosome 6, ASM2448905v1, whole genome shotgun sequence:
- the ushbp1 gene encoding harmonin-binding protein USHBP1 isoform X5, producing MDSLQIPRLCSHRELKASEGQARVSGCVPQQGLRSPACSLTAVDAGMASVEPKTKNVCRDSEGGSSELWIELQKVLSAIETSSGQGRKMLRLQTQNAETIQAKHLSAARESWVQATQVLEEMESDLGISYPSALPPDERRQYQRDVLSLYKHNQDLNTSLKSRQEELIDAEGVLMDLEDEKKWLQEKLVDLKRKWLYGVSRSPPVSPSSSSSRTSSPCFSSPPYLGSPLLSRKLPGSRPDSPSSPYTVDSVLQAEIEKLQRCLERLKARNERLNAALVRRKGESEQLSMSLSRQEADSSALHMALAYCEECEEAYSDLLSLCEARKQQNAENMCTPLPDLSKLTEENSGKGESSSSPPEGTAETRPNSLSEQEFKGKAGVILQRIARLKQDRAAMCIPQRGKSGEGKISPDTGTLAGVRGRTSSFSKNTKEEKAALLYELVTVREEMSEMRGNLRLLEKERRCLDLVLMVQSAQDSAGALILDSLRDELGERRATQQRIAENMAKIEAGEGIPGPRNHSILRELQAALQREQSLRKRVAALRESLDSALTDSTTQRTINREEIARLSRYYNKVLSTYRSSRKKHQEQLWQLEKQIAVMNERHATKEAELSATLEAMEWRKEETIL from the exons ATGGACTCCCTACAAATACCACG TCTGTGTTCTCACAGAGAGTTGAAAGCGTCTGAGGGTCAAGCGCGGGTCAGTGGGTGCGTCCCGCAGCAGGGCTTGAGATCTCCGGCCTGCAGCCTCACGGCGGTGGACGCTGGCATGGCATCTGTGGAGCCCAAGACCAAGAATGTCTGCAGGGACTCAGAAG GGGGCAGCAGTGAGCTTTGGATCGAGCTGCAGAAGGTTCTCTCTGCTATTGAGACCTCTAGCGGTCAGGGGAGGAAGATGCTCAGGCTGCAAACTCAGAATGCTGAGACAATCCAGGCCAAGCATCTCTCTGCAGCCCGGGAGAGCTGGGTTCAGGCCACACAG GTGCTGGAGGAGATGGAGAGCGATTTGGGGATCTCATACCCCTCTGCTCTGCCCCCTGATGAGAGACGTCAGTATCAGCGGGATGTTCTCTCACTGTACAAACACAATCAAGACCTCAACACCTCCTTGAAGAGCCGTCAGGAAGAGCTTATAGATGCTGAAGGAGTGTTGATGGATCTTGAGGACGAGAAAAAGTGGTTACAGGAAAAG TTAGTGGACCTGAAGAGGAAGTGGCTGTATGGAGTGAGTCGTTCTCCTCCTGTAAGTCCATCATCGTCCTCTAGTCGAACTTCGAGTCCTTGCTTTTCCTCTCCTCCATATCTTGGATCCCCTCTACTGTCCCGTAAACTACCTGGCTCCAGGCCGGACTCCCCTTCATCTCCCTACACCGTTGACTCTGTGCTTCAGGCTGAGATCGAAAAGCTGCAGAG GTGTCTGGAGCGACTGAAAGCTCGGAATGAGCGTCTGAATGCCGCACTGGTCAGGAGGAAAGGAGAATCAGAGCAGCTGAGCATGAGTCTTAGCCGACAGGAGGCAGACAGCTCGGCTCTACACATGGCTCTGGCATACTG TGAGGAGTGTGAGGAGGCATACAGTGACCTACTATCCCTGTGCGAAGCCAGAAAACAACAGAACGCAG AAAACATGTGCACACCCCTGCCTGACCTTTCAAAGTTAACAGAGGAGAACTCGGGCAAAGGCGAGTCATCCTCCAGTCCACCAGAGGGCACTGCTGAGACTAGACCAAACAG CTTGTCGGAGCAGGAGTTTAAGGGCAAGGCTGGTGTAATTCTCCAGAGGATCGCCAGGCTAAAGCAGGACAGGGCCGCTATGTGTATCCCGCAGCGGGGCAAATCAGGAGAGGGAAAGATCAGTCCCGACACTGGCACGCTTGCAGGGGTCAGAGGTCGCACCAGTTCATTTTCCAAAAACACCAAAGAGGAGAAAGCGGCTCTATTATATGAGTTGGTGACAGTCAGG GAGGAGATGTCAGAGATGCGTGGAAATCTCCGGCTCCTGGAAAAAGAGCGGCGGTGTTTGGACCTGGTGCTGATGGTCCAGAGTGCCCAAGATTCTGCTGGTGCTCTGATCCTGGACAGTCTGCGAGATGAGCTGGGCGAGAGGAGAGCCACCCAGCAG AGAATTGCTGAAAATATGGCAAAAATAGAAGCTGGAGAGGGAATTCCCGGTCCTCGCAATCACTCTATCCTAAGAGAACTACAAGCAGCATTGCAAAG GGAGCAATCACTGAGGAAGCGAGTGGCGGCTTTACGTGAGTCACTGGACTCAGCGCTCACAGACAGCACCACGCAGAGGACGATCAACAGAGAGGAGATTGCACGTCTCTCCCGCTACTACAA taaAGTCTTAAGCACTTACAGAAGTTCTCGAAAGAAGCACCAGGAGCAGCTGTGGCAACTGGAGAAGCAAATCGCAGTCATGAACGAACGTCACGCTACCAAGGAAGCTGAGCTAAGTGCCACACTGGAAGCTATGGAGTGGAGGAAAGAGGAGACCATACTCTGA
- the ushbp1 gene encoding harmonin-binding protein USHBP1 isoform X6 translates to MDSLQIPRELKASEGQARVSGCVPQQGLRSPACSLTAVDAGMASVEPKTKNVCRDSEGGSSELWIELQKVLSAIETSSGQGRKMLRLQTQNAETIQAKHLSAARESWVQATQVLEEMESDLGISYPSALPPDERRQYQRDVLSLYKHNQDLNTSLKSRQEELIDAEGVLMDLEDEKKWLQEKLVDLKRKWLYGVSRSPPVSPSSSSSRTSSPCFSSPPYLGSPLLSRKLPGSRPDSPSSPYTVDSVLQAEIEKLQRCLERLKARNERLNAALVRRKGESEQLSMSLSRQEADSSALHMALAYCEECEEAYSDLLSLCEARKQQNAENMCTPLPDLSKLTEENSGKGESSSSPPEGTAETRPNSLSEQEFKGKAGVILQRIARLKQDRAAMCIPQRGKSGEGKISPDTGTLAGVRGRTSSFSKNTKEEKAALLYELVTVREEMSEMRGNLRLLEKERRCLDLVLMVQSAQDSAGALILDSLRDELGERRATQQRIAENMAKIEAGEGIPGPRNHSILRELQAALQREQSLRKRVAALRESLDSALTDSTTQRTINREEIARLSRYYNKVLSTYRSSRKKHQEQLWQLEKQIAVMNERHATKEAELSATLEAMEWRKEETIL, encoded by the exons ATGGACTCCCTACAAATACCACG AGAGTTGAAAGCGTCTGAGGGTCAAGCGCGGGTCAGTGGGTGCGTCCCGCAGCAGGGCTTGAGATCTCCGGCCTGCAGCCTCACGGCGGTGGACGCTGGCATGGCATCTGTGGAGCCCAAGACCAAGAATGTCTGCAGGGACTCAGAAG GGGGCAGCAGTGAGCTTTGGATCGAGCTGCAGAAGGTTCTCTCTGCTATTGAGACCTCTAGCGGTCAGGGGAGGAAGATGCTCAGGCTGCAAACTCAGAATGCTGAGACAATCCAGGCCAAGCATCTCTCTGCAGCCCGGGAGAGCTGGGTTCAGGCCACACAG GTGCTGGAGGAGATGGAGAGCGATTTGGGGATCTCATACCCCTCTGCTCTGCCCCCTGATGAGAGACGTCAGTATCAGCGGGATGTTCTCTCACTGTACAAACACAATCAAGACCTCAACACCTCCTTGAAGAGCCGTCAGGAAGAGCTTATAGATGCTGAAGGAGTGTTGATGGATCTTGAGGACGAGAAAAAGTGGTTACAGGAAAAG TTAGTGGACCTGAAGAGGAAGTGGCTGTATGGAGTGAGTCGTTCTCCTCCTGTAAGTCCATCATCGTCCTCTAGTCGAACTTCGAGTCCTTGCTTTTCCTCTCCTCCATATCTTGGATCCCCTCTACTGTCCCGTAAACTACCTGGCTCCAGGCCGGACTCCCCTTCATCTCCCTACACCGTTGACTCTGTGCTTCAGGCTGAGATCGAAAAGCTGCAGAG GTGTCTGGAGCGACTGAAAGCTCGGAATGAGCGTCTGAATGCCGCACTGGTCAGGAGGAAAGGAGAATCAGAGCAGCTGAGCATGAGTCTTAGCCGACAGGAGGCAGACAGCTCGGCTCTACACATGGCTCTGGCATACTG TGAGGAGTGTGAGGAGGCATACAGTGACCTACTATCCCTGTGCGAAGCCAGAAAACAACAGAACGCAG AAAACATGTGCACACCCCTGCCTGACCTTTCAAAGTTAACAGAGGAGAACTCGGGCAAAGGCGAGTCATCCTCCAGTCCACCAGAGGGCACTGCTGAGACTAGACCAAACAG CTTGTCGGAGCAGGAGTTTAAGGGCAAGGCTGGTGTAATTCTCCAGAGGATCGCCAGGCTAAAGCAGGACAGGGCCGCTATGTGTATCCCGCAGCGGGGCAAATCAGGAGAGGGAAAGATCAGTCCCGACACTGGCACGCTTGCAGGGGTCAGAGGTCGCACCAGTTCATTTTCCAAAAACACCAAAGAGGAGAAAGCGGCTCTATTATATGAGTTGGTGACAGTCAGG GAGGAGATGTCAGAGATGCGTGGAAATCTCCGGCTCCTGGAAAAAGAGCGGCGGTGTTTGGACCTGGTGCTGATGGTCCAGAGTGCCCAAGATTCTGCTGGTGCTCTGATCCTGGACAGTCTGCGAGATGAGCTGGGCGAGAGGAGAGCCACCCAGCAG AGAATTGCTGAAAATATGGCAAAAATAGAAGCTGGAGAGGGAATTCCCGGTCCTCGCAATCACTCTATCCTAAGAGAACTACAAGCAGCATTGCAAAG GGAGCAATCACTGAGGAAGCGAGTGGCGGCTTTACGTGAGTCACTGGACTCAGCGCTCACAGACAGCACCACGCAGAGGACGATCAACAGAGAGGAGATTGCACGTCTCTCCCGCTACTACAA taaAGTCTTAAGCACTTACAGAAGTTCTCGAAAGAAGCACCAGGAGCAGCTGTGGCAACTGGAGAAGCAAATCGCAGTCATGAACGAACGTCACGCTACCAAGGAAGCTGAGCTAAGTGCCACACTGGAAGCTATGGAGTGGAGGAAAGAGGAGACCATACTCTGA
- the ushbp1 gene encoding colorectal mutant cancer protein isoform X3, producing the protein MTEQRSDSLVSADSELAQCETEVSTLLQIISELNRKMDSLQIPRELKASEGQARVSGCVPQQGLRSPACSLTAVDAGMASVEPKTKNVCRDSEGGSSELWIELQKVLSAIETSSGQGRKMLRLQTQNAETIQAKHLSAARESWVQATQVLEEMESDLGISYPSALPPDERRQYQRDVLSLYKHNQDLNTSLKSRQEELIDAEGVLMDLEDEKKWLQEKLVDLKRKWLYGVSRSPPVSPSSSSSRTSSPCFSSPPYLGSPLLSRKLPGSRPDSPSSPYTVDSVLQAEIEKLQRCLERLKARNERLNAALVRRKGESEQLSMSLSRQEADSSALHMALAYCEECEEAYSDLLSLCEARKQQNAENMCTPLPDLSKLTEENSGKGESSSSPPEGTAETRPNSLSEQEFKGKAGVILQRIARLKQDRAAMCIPQRGKSGEGKISPDTGTLAGVRGRTSSFSKNTKEEKAALLYELVTVREEMSEMRGNLRLLEKERRCLDLVLMVQSAQDSAGALILDSLRDELGERRATQQRIAENMAKIEAGEGIPGPRNHSILRELQAALQREQSLRKRVAALRESLDSALTDSTTQRTINREEIARLSRYYNKVLSTYRSSRKKHQEQLWQLEKQIAVMNERHATKEAELSATLEAMEWRKEETIL; encoded by the exons CAGAGATCGGACAGTCTGGTGTCAGCGGACTCTGAACTGGCGCAGTGTGAGACGGAGGTGAGCACTTTACTGCAGATCATTTCTGAGCTCAACAGGAAGATGGACTCCCTACAAATACCACG AGAGTTGAAAGCGTCTGAGGGTCAAGCGCGGGTCAGTGGGTGCGTCCCGCAGCAGGGCTTGAGATCTCCGGCCTGCAGCCTCACGGCGGTGGACGCTGGCATGGCATCTGTGGAGCCCAAGACCAAGAATGTCTGCAGGGACTCAGAAG GGGGCAGCAGTGAGCTTTGGATCGAGCTGCAGAAGGTTCTCTCTGCTATTGAGACCTCTAGCGGTCAGGGGAGGAAGATGCTCAGGCTGCAAACTCAGAATGCTGAGACAATCCAGGCCAAGCATCTCTCTGCAGCCCGGGAGAGCTGGGTTCAGGCCACACAG GTGCTGGAGGAGATGGAGAGCGATTTGGGGATCTCATACCCCTCTGCTCTGCCCCCTGATGAGAGACGTCAGTATCAGCGGGATGTTCTCTCACTGTACAAACACAATCAAGACCTCAACACCTCCTTGAAGAGCCGTCAGGAAGAGCTTATAGATGCTGAAGGAGTGTTGATGGATCTTGAGGACGAGAAAAAGTGGTTACAGGAAAAG TTAGTGGACCTGAAGAGGAAGTGGCTGTATGGAGTGAGTCGTTCTCCTCCTGTAAGTCCATCATCGTCCTCTAGTCGAACTTCGAGTCCTTGCTTTTCCTCTCCTCCATATCTTGGATCCCCTCTACTGTCCCGTAAACTACCTGGCTCCAGGCCGGACTCCCCTTCATCTCCCTACACCGTTGACTCTGTGCTTCAGGCTGAGATCGAAAAGCTGCAGAG GTGTCTGGAGCGACTGAAAGCTCGGAATGAGCGTCTGAATGCCGCACTGGTCAGGAGGAAAGGAGAATCAGAGCAGCTGAGCATGAGTCTTAGCCGACAGGAGGCAGACAGCTCGGCTCTACACATGGCTCTGGCATACTG TGAGGAGTGTGAGGAGGCATACAGTGACCTACTATCCCTGTGCGAAGCCAGAAAACAACAGAACGCAG AAAACATGTGCACACCCCTGCCTGACCTTTCAAAGTTAACAGAGGAGAACTCGGGCAAAGGCGAGTCATCCTCCAGTCCACCAGAGGGCACTGCTGAGACTAGACCAAACAG CTTGTCGGAGCAGGAGTTTAAGGGCAAGGCTGGTGTAATTCTCCAGAGGATCGCCAGGCTAAAGCAGGACAGGGCCGCTATGTGTATCCCGCAGCGGGGCAAATCAGGAGAGGGAAAGATCAGTCCCGACACTGGCACGCTTGCAGGGGTCAGAGGTCGCACCAGTTCATTTTCCAAAAACACCAAAGAGGAGAAAGCGGCTCTATTATATGAGTTGGTGACAGTCAGG GAGGAGATGTCAGAGATGCGTGGAAATCTCCGGCTCCTGGAAAAAGAGCGGCGGTGTTTGGACCTGGTGCTGATGGTCCAGAGTGCCCAAGATTCTGCTGGTGCTCTGATCCTGGACAGTCTGCGAGATGAGCTGGGCGAGAGGAGAGCCACCCAGCAG AGAATTGCTGAAAATATGGCAAAAATAGAAGCTGGAGAGGGAATTCCCGGTCCTCGCAATCACTCTATCCTAAGAGAACTACAAGCAGCATTGCAAAG GGAGCAATCACTGAGGAAGCGAGTGGCGGCTTTACGTGAGTCACTGGACTCAGCGCTCACAGACAGCACCACGCAGAGGACGATCAACAGAGAGGAGATTGCACGTCTCTCCCGCTACTACAA taaAGTCTTAAGCACTTACAGAAGTTCTCGAAAGAAGCACCAGGAGCAGCTGTGGCAACTGGAGAAGCAAATCGCAGTCATGAACGAACGTCACGCTACCAAGGAAGCTGAGCTAAGTGCCACACTGGAAGCTATGGAGTGGAGGAAAGAGGAGACCATACTCTGA
- the ushbp1 gene encoding colorectal mutant cancer protein isoform X1 → MTEQRSDSLVSADSELAQCETEVSTLLQIISELNRKMDSLQIPRLCSHRELKASEGQARVSGCVPQQGLRSPACSLTAVDAGMASVEPKTKNVCRDSEGGSSELWIELQKVLSAIETSSGQGRKMLRLQTQNAETIQAKHLSAARESWVQATQVLEEMESDLGISYPSALPPDERRQYQRDVLSLYKHNQDLNTSLKSRQEELIDAEGVLMDLEDEKKWLQEKLVDLKRKWLYGVSRSPPVSPSSSSSRTSSPCFSSPPYLGSPLLSRKLPGSRPDSPSSPYTVDSVLQAEIEKLQRCLERLKARNERLNAALVRRKGESEQLSMSLSRQEADSSALHMALAYCEECEEAYSDLLSLCEARKQQNAENMCTPLPDLSKLTEENSGKGESSSSPPEGTAETRPNSLSEQEFKGKAGVILQRIARLKQDRAAMCIPQRGKSGEGKISPDTGTLAGVRGRTSSFSKNTKEEKAALLYELVTVREEMSEMRGNLRLLEKERRCLDLVLMVQSAQDSAGALILDSLRDELGERRATQQRIAENMAKIEAGEGIPGPRNHSILRELQAALQREQSLRKRVAALRESLDSALTDSTTQRTINREEIARLSRYYNKVLSTYRSSRKKHQEQLWQLEKQIAVMNERHATKEAELSATLEAMEWRKEETIL, encoded by the exons CAGAGATCGGACAGTCTGGTGTCAGCGGACTCTGAACTGGCGCAGTGTGAGACGGAGGTGAGCACTTTACTGCAGATCATTTCTGAGCTCAACAGGAAGATGGACTCCCTACAAATACCACG TCTGTGTTCTCACAGAGAGTTGAAAGCGTCTGAGGGTCAAGCGCGGGTCAGTGGGTGCGTCCCGCAGCAGGGCTTGAGATCTCCGGCCTGCAGCCTCACGGCGGTGGACGCTGGCATGGCATCTGTGGAGCCCAAGACCAAGAATGTCTGCAGGGACTCAGAAG GGGGCAGCAGTGAGCTTTGGATCGAGCTGCAGAAGGTTCTCTCTGCTATTGAGACCTCTAGCGGTCAGGGGAGGAAGATGCTCAGGCTGCAAACTCAGAATGCTGAGACAATCCAGGCCAAGCATCTCTCTGCAGCCCGGGAGAGCTGGGTTCAGGCCACACAG GTGCTGGAGGAGATGGAGAGCGATTTGGGGATCTCATACCCCTCTGCTCTGCCCCCTGATGAGAGACGTCAGTATCAGCGGGATGTTCTCTCACTGTACAAACACAATCAAGACCTCAACACCTCCTTGAAGAGCCGTCAGGAAGAGCTTATAGATGCTGAAGGAGTGTTGATGGATCTTGAGGACGAGAAAAAGTGGTTACAGGAAAAG TTAGTGGACCTGAAGAGGAAGTGGCTGTATGGAGTGAGTCGTTCTCCTCCTGTAAGTCCATCATCGTCCTCTAGTCGAACTTCGAGTCCTTGCTTTTCCTCTCCTCCATATCTTGGATCCCCTCTACTGTCCCGTAAACTACCTGGCTCCAGGCCGGACTCCCCTTCATCTCCCTACACCGTTGACTCTGTGCTTCAGGCTGAGATCGAAAAGCTGCAGAG GTGTCTGGAGCGACTGAAAGCTCGGAATGAGCGTCTGAATGCCGCACTGGTCAGGAGGAAAGGAGAATCAGAGCAGCTGAGCATGAGTCTTAGCCGACAGGAGGCAGACAGCTCGGCTCTACACATGGCTCTGGCATACTG TGAGGAGTGTGAGGAGGCATACAGTGACCTACTATCCCTGTGCGAAGCCAGAAAACAACAGAACGCAG AAAACATGTGCACACCCCTGCCTGACCTTTCAAAGTTAACAGAGGAGAACTCGGGCAAAGGCGAGTCATCCTCCAGTCCACCAGAGGGCACTGCTGAGACTAGACCAAACAG CTTGTCGGAGCAGGAGTTTAAGGGCAAGGCTGGTGTAATTCTCCAGAGGATCGCCAGGCTAAAGCAGGACAGGGCCGCTATGTGTATCCCGCAGCGGGGCAAATCAGGAGAGGGAAAGATCAGTCCCGACACTGGCACGCTTGCAGGGGTCAGAGGTCGCACCAGTTCATTTTCCAAAAACACCAAAGAGGAGAAAGCGGCTCTATTATATGAGTTGGTGACAGTCAGG GAGGAGATGTCAGAGATGCGTGGAAATCTCCGGCTCCTGGAAAAAGAGCGGCGGTGTTTGGACCTGGTGCTGATGGTCCAGAGTGCCCAAGATTCTGCTGGTGCTCTGATCCTGGACAGTCTGCGAGATGAGCTGGGCGAGAGGAGAGCCACCCAGCAG AGAATTGCTGAAAATATGGCAAAAATAGAAGCTGGAGAGGGAATTCCCGGTCCTCGCAATCACTCTATCCTAAGAGAACTACAAGCAGCATTGCAAAG GGAGCAATCACTGAGGAAGCGAGTGGCGGCTTTACGTGAGTCACTGGACTCAGCGCTCACAGACAGCACCACGCAGAGGACGATCAACAGAGAGGAGATTGCACGTCTCTCCCGCTACTACAA taaAGTCTTAAGCACTTACAGAAGTTCTCGAAAGAAGCACCAGGAGCAGCTGTGGCAACTGGAGAAGCAAATCGCAGTCATGAACGAACGTCACGCTACCAAGGAAGCTGAGCTAAGTGCCACACTGGAAGCTATGGAGTGGAGGAAAGAGGAGACCATACTCTGA
- the ushbp1 gene encoding harmonin-binding protein USHBP1 isoform X4: MSMRDRTVWCQRTLNWRSVRRSLCSHRELKASEGQARVSGCVPQQGLRSPACSLTAVDAGMASVEPKTKNVCRDSEGGSSELWIELQKVLSAIETSSGQGRKMLRLQTQNAETIQAKHLSAARESWVQATQVLEEMESDLGISYPSALPPDERRQYQRDVLSLYKHNQDLNTSLKSRQEELIDAEGVLMDLEDEKKWLQEKLVDLKRKWLYGVSRSPPVSPSSSSSRTSSPCFSSPPYLGSPLLSRKLPGSRPDSPSSPYTVDSVLQAEIEKLQRCLERLKARNERLNAALVRRKGESEQLSMSLSRQEADSSALHMALAYCEECEEAYSDLLSLCEARKQQNAENMCTPLPDLSKLTEENSGKGESSSSPPEGTAETRPNSLSEQEFKGKAGVILQRIARLKQDRAAMCIPQRGKSGEGKISPDTGTLAGVRGRTSSFSKNTKEEKAALLYELVTVREEMSEMRGNLRLLEKERRCLDLVLMVQSAQDSAGALILDSLRDELGERRATQQRIAENMAKIEAGEGIPGPRNHSILRELQAALQREQSLRKRVAALRESLDSALTDSTTQRTINREEIARLSRYYNKVLSTYRSSRKKHQEQLWQLEKQIAVMNERHATKEAELSATLEAMEWRKEETIL, translated from the exons AGATCGGACAGTCTGGTGTCAGCGGACTCTGAACTGGCGCAGTGTGAGACGGAG TCTGTGTTCTCACAGAGAGTTGAAAGCGTCTGAGGGTCAAGCGCGGGTCAGTGGGTGCGTCCCGCAGCAGGGCTTGAGATCTCCGGCCTGCAGCCTCACGGCGGTGGACGCTGGCATGGCATCTGTGGAGCCCAAGACCAAGAATGTCTGCAGGGACTCAGAAG GGGGCAGCAGTGAGCTTTGGATCGAGCTGCAGAAGGTTCTCTCTGCTATTGAGACCTCTAGCGGTCAGGGGAGGAAGATGCTCAGGCTGCAAACTCAGAATGCTGAGACAATCCAGGCCAAGCATCTCTCTGCAGCCCGGGAGAGCTGGGTTCAGGCCACACAG GTGCTGGAGGAGATGGAGAGCGATTTGGGGATCTCATACCCCTCTGCTCTGCCCCCTGATGAGAGACGTCAGTATCAGCGGGATGTTCTCTCACTGTACAAACACAATCAAGACCTCAACACCTCCTTGAAGAGCCGTCAGGAAGAGCTTATAGATGCTGAAGGAGTGTTGATGGATCTTGAGGACGAGAAAAAGTGGTTACAGGAAAAG TTAGTGGACCTGAAGAGGAAGTGGCTGTATGGAGTGAGTCGTTCTCCTCCTGTAAGTCCATCATCGTCCTCTAGTCGAACTTCGAGTCCTTGCTTTTCCTCTCCTCCATATCTTGGATCCCCTCTACTGTCCCGTAAACTACCTGGCTCCAGGCCGGACTCCCCTTCATCTCCCTACACCGTTGACTCTGTGCTTCAGGCTGAGATCGAAAAGCTGCAGAG GTGTCTGGAGCGACTGAAAGCTCGGAATGAGCGTCTGAATGCCGCACTGGTCAGGAGGAAAGGAGAATCAGAGCAGCTGAGCATGAGTCTTAGCCGACAGGAGGCAGACAGCTCGGCTCTACACATGGCTCTGGCATACTG TGAGGAGTGTGAGGAGGCATACAGTGACCTACTATCCCTGTGCGAAGCCAGAAAACAACAGAACGCAG AAAACATGTGCACACCCCTGCCTGACCTTTCAAAGTTAACAGAGGAGAACTCGGGCAAAGGCGAGTCATCCTCCAGTCCACCAGAGGGCACTGCTGAGACTAGACCAAACAG CTTGTCGGAGCAGGAGTTTAAGGGCAAGGCTGGTGTAATTCTCCAGAGGATCGCCAGGCTAAAGCAGGACAGGGCCGCTATGTGTATCCCGCAGCGGGGCAAATCAGGAGAGGGAAAGATCAGTCCCGACACTGGCACGCTTGCAGGGGTCAGAGGTCGCACCAGTTCATTTTCCAAAAACACCAAAGAGGAGAAAGCGGCTCTATTATATGAGTTGGTGACAGTCAGG GAGGAGATGTCAGAGATGCGTGGAAATCTCCGGCTCCTGGAAAAAGAGCGGCGGTGTTTGGACCTGGTGCTGATGGTCCAGAGTGCCCAAGATTCTGCTGGTGCTCTGATCCTGGACAGTCTGCGAGATGAGCTGGGCGAGAGGAGAGCCACCCAGCAG AGAATTGCTGAAAATATGGCAAAAATAGAAGCTGGAGAGGGAATTCCCGGTCCTCGCAATCACTCTATCCTAAGAGAACTACAAGCAGCATTGCAAAG GGAGCAATCACTGAGGAAGCGAGTGGCGGCTTTACGTGAGTCACTGGACTCAGCGCTCACAGACAGCACCACGCAGAGGACGATCAACAGAGAGGAGATTGCACGTCTCTCCCGCTACTACAA taaAGTCTTAAGCACTTACAGAAGTTCTCGAAAGAAGCACCAGGAGCAGCTGTGGCAACTGGAGAAGCAAATCGCAGTCATGAACGAACGTCACGCTACCAAGGAAGCTGAGCTAAGTGCCACACTGGAAGCTATGGAGTGGAGGAAAGAGGAGACCATACTCTGA